The DNA sequence AGTCCTCAAAAATTTCTGTCTTTCAATTGGGGCACATAACTGCCAGAAAAATGCACTGATCGAATTGAAAGCATGTTCCGCATTGCGaaatatttgatgttttttatgtttctttagACGAGATTTTTTTCTAGCAGTTAAAGTTTTCGGTGGTCCACGCTGTAAATAACTGAAactcattaaataaattactgtAATTCGAATCGAAgatacataaaaacatataatAGAGTTTGAACGTCTAGACACGAACATTATTTACTGTCTTACAAATTATATTGTATATTACTAATCCTTAATGTACGCCATCGTTTATGTTGCAGGAGCTGAAAAAACACCGGGTAACGGCCGTAGTGAGAGTGTGCGAACCGTCGTACAAAGTGGAGGAGCTAAACAACCAGAATATTGAAGTCTTCGACCTAGGCTACGACGACGGCACCTTTCCGCCAACTAAAATAGTCGATGAATGGTTCAAGATTCTTAAAAAACAGTTCAATGACAATCCCGATTGCTGCGTAGCCGTTCATTGCATCGCTGGGCTGGGGAGAGCTCCTGTCATGGTGGCTCTGGCTCTTATTGAGCTTGGACTTAAATACGAGGAGGCTGTTGAGTTGATTAGAGAGTAAGTATATTTTGTTATAGAAAATACTTTTTCTATATTTGGCATTTGAAATTCAACGctattaaaaagataaaaaatgaaaaaaaaaattagtcataataaaaaccttaaattacaatttataaaagaagcaaaaacatcgcaGATTTCATTAACGAATCTTCCATGCAATATCCTGTAGGACATCCGATGCTTCCTTGTACTGTTCTTGACAAGTTCGGTTCTAGTGGTCGTGTGAACTATTGATCCAGATCGTGCCAGTATTATCTTAAAAGTGGCTATCATACCACGTAACTCGAAGCAACACTTCCTTTTTAATCCCACACCGCAGGAATAACTAGTAGCcatatttcgaaagcctcaatttccTTGCAGGTAGCGTCTTTGAGAGTCTatgactcaactccgtacaacagaaaagatataacatcgtagtaacctggaGGAGAATCGAGAACATCAACATGTAAAGTATTTACAGATATAAAATTTGATGGGAAAGAACACTTGATGGATAAACGTAAAGAGCAGAGACGATGTCCATGGAAAATTGTAAATCTAAACCACTAACATATTAGGGAAAATGTCCTGTACCATTCTgtacaataaaacataaatttatttttattagacgCAAGTAAAAATGGTAACTCCCATAACTGTTTTTAACTCCTTCATATATACTTGCAATTATGATAATACTAACGCCCAGTGATCTATTTATAGGTCGGGTCAAAATTCAAAAAtggaaatatataaaatagattcatgaatatttttatattaagatCAATATTACTGATAATTATGTATatgtttgaaattaaaaaaataataatttaggcATTAATGGGTTACTCCTCCTGCGGTCCACTCCTCTGTTATTGATACTTTCTCATTGTTTTACAATAATCAACTATATCACGACGCTACTGGAACCGGCTAAATAATGGCTGGCTATCTGCGCAAGCCAGGTGCGCATACTTATAAATTTTGCGAGTTAACTGGATTGTTTCAGATTCTGTGGTATCCGTAACAATATTATACTTCATACAGACGAATCAGATAAACCAAGGCAGTGGCGGACTTCATATTTTCTTAAGTTAAAGCAATAATTCTTTCACTCCCAAGGATTTTGTTGTTTTGGGGATATAAAACTGAATCTGTTTGAAATTTCTACTAGTCGGTATTAATGTACAATGAAACATAATATAGTATCTGTATCTGTATTAAATTTAATCTATATGACGAATTCTACACAAAATATCTACTTTTTTGATGTcaaaaacattgattttgaaatttgAGAGCACACTCTTAagaccattttttttttattctttagtaCTCAAAACTGAAAAAAATAGTGCCGCCACCCGGAACGAGGGTAATCGTGCCTTTTTTGCGAGATTTCAAAAATTGAATTAGTAAAAAATGGTGATTTTGGAGTATACAAATGATGCCACTTAAAATCACTGTAGAGTATGTTCAAAAGCACCTACAAACCTTtttagaaaacaaaaatgaaggccatttttatacttttaatataATGCTTTTGTTTTTCACTTCAGTCGCAATCTACAGAGTGAGTTTTAAGTATGTAACCCCTTAATTATCTCGGAAACAGCTTGCTATAGAATTTGGTGCATAAGTGTCGGTAATGCGGACGATATTATGCTGGTATTTACATTGTTGTCAGATATTCAGTTTTTCTGGAAATATAATGAATTTTCTTATTTCAAATGAATCATCCTGTATATTTTTGTCTTTGGAAGTTCTTAagaaatacttattatttttcatattatgtTTCCTATACCAAAATGCCTTAATTTCGAGTTATTTCTACATTTACATTATCTTCGCCgaagtttaaataatatatttagatGGCTATGACTGTTACAATAACAACTTTGACGTTTCAATAAATTAGTATtgttatacagtgtgtccgtagagtatggaataaatttgatatttcctaaatgaaaagcctttttaaaaaaatctaaaacacgtcgatttttaaatttaattttctacattttacaataaaatttcattatacaaggtgatacacactacagtgatgacgtcatcggctctttttttcaatgtaacaccctgtattttaggatatttttagATAGATAagaatgagctgattccaaaaaagtataatacagGGGGTCTAACGAATATAAtgtgaaagatatgcgcttagaaaattaatttttattgatttctaatattaatgaattataaataaattataataaataacttgaaagtaatccggtaattaatacatgacttaatcttaaatgttcgaattgtagcccacagaaattgttgtatttgacagtaaacCAAaggttgtacaaattcttgtagaaccttgtttatgctttcttgagaattattgtttatttctttacgaattcttgtttttaagtctccaatattcgCAGGTTTCGTTTtttaaacaacattctttaaatgaccccacataaaatgatccaaaggattgaggtctggcgacctcgctggccattcaatatgtccacgtcttccaatgcACTTCCACGTCTTTCCATCCTGTTGAAATCATAAACTTTTATCAatacctccaagattaattgtactggggaataaattaactaaagtaggtacgagatacccacttaaaaactgaaggtatgctggtccgtttaaattaccttcgaaatagtaggatccaatgattttatttcttacaatgccagcccatacgtttaccttttgcgggtattgtgtatgttcccgcatccagttggagttttcttttgcccagtatctacaattctgacggttgacctcgccatttaatttgaatatagcctcatcagaaaaaataatattttaaaccaAGAGAGGATTttggtggctgttatccatcattatttcgcaaaattgtattcttttatctggatcatccttgtttaattcctgtacaactgtgcattttacttactttacttacttttacgtactttgtgtaccgttgttttacATCgggatcactactaaccttacgaacagaagtat is a window from the Diabrotica undecimpunctata isolate CICGRU chromosome 10, icDiaUnde3, whole genome shotgun sequence genome containing:
- the PRL-1 gene encoding PRL-1 phosphatase, which translates into the protein MNHNSQGQGIPAAMRQKDLRPAAAEIEYKGFKFLITDRPADQTIVGYIQELKKHRVTAVVRVCEPSYKVEELNNQNIEVFDLGYDDGTFPPTKIVDEWFKILKKQFNDNPDCCVAVHCIAGLGRAPVMVALALIELGLKYEEAVELIREKRRGAINAKQLAFLEKYRPKSRLKSKNGHKNSCCVQ